CGCAACAAGAGATTTTTCCCAGGATAGAACATTTCTGATAGATATGACAAGATGCACAGGTTGTCGTGCCTGCCAGGTGGCGTGCAAACAATGGAATCAGATGAAGGCTGAAAAGACCGTGTTTTTCAATGGCGAAGGCTACCAGAACCCGCCTGCCATGTCCGAATACACCCTTACAAAGGTCAAATTCCGCGATTATGAAAAAAACGGCCATAACCAGTTCGCCTTCTACAAAGAAATGTGTATGCACTGTAACGAACCTGCATGTGTATCGGTATGTCCGGTAAGCGCATTTATCAAGACACCGGAAGGACCTGTTGTGTATGACACAAAACGTTGCATCGGGTGCCGTTTTTGTATGGTCGCCTGTCCCTTTGGCGTGCCCAAATACCAATGGAGCAAGGCCCTGCCCTTAGTGGTAAAATGCACCGGATGCTACAGCCGGCTTAAGGCAGGACTGAAACCTGCATGCGCAAAGGCATGTCCCTCGGCCATCTCCTACGGCAGCCGCACGGACATGATTCAGGAGGCAAAACGGCGTCTTGCGGCAAAACCTGACCGTTATTTTAATAAGATCTATGGACTCGAAGAGGCTGGCGGAACAAGCGTTCTTTATCTGACCGAACAGCCTTTTGATGAACTCGGGTTCAAGAACGTCACGAGACGCCCCCTACCCTCTCTCACGTGGGCAGCTCTGCGTTTTGTACCGGCCGTATTCCTCACCATGGGCGGGTCGCTGGCCTTTATTTCATGGCTTACACACAGAAAGGACCGGTTGCGCAAGGAAGAGGAGGCAAGAAAATCAGCTTCGACCCAGCCAAAGGAGGATAAATAATGTCCGCTATAGCTAATATAAAACAGGAGATTAAAAGCTATCATCCGTTTATCAAGACGCTTATGTTTCTGGTTACAGCAGGCGTACTTGCTGCTGCAGCCCGTTTCGTCTTCGGTCTGGGCGCTACCACTAACTTAAGCGATACATACCCGTGGGGACTTTGGATTTCATTTGACGTTGTTACATCCGTTCCTCTGGCCGCAGGTGCATTTGTCCTGGGGGCTGTAGTTCACTGCTTTCATATTAAAAAACTCGAACCGCTTGTACGACCTGCAGTTGTGACCGGTTTTCTCGGCTATTCCCTTGTATGTATCGGTCTTATCCTTGATCTGGGGCAGCCCCATCGGGGATGGCACGTCTTCGCATATCCGAATCTTCATTCACCTATGTTTGAAGTAGCCCTTTGCGTTATGTCTTACACTACGGTTGCCTGCCTTGAGTTTCTTCCATCCGTATGCGAAAAATTCGGGTTCCATGTTCCGCTGCGCCTTCTCCGCAGCATAGAAGTGCCCCTTATAGTCCTTGGAGCTGCTATTGCCACCTTGCACCAATCTACTATCGGCACTTTTTTTCTCATTGCGGCTGACAAATTACACAACCTATGGTACAACCCGCTCTTACCGTTGCTGTTCTGGACTTCAGCGGTTTTTACAGGCTTCTGCATTATCATTATCGAAGCCGTTATGGTACACAGATACTTAAAACAACCTGACGAAACAGAGTTGCTTGCAACACTGACAAAGATTATCCCCTGGTTTCTCGGTATTTACCTTATTATCAAGCTTTGTTCGTTATTCTTTCTGAGCGCAAGGCCGCTTTTTGATCGTCCGGGCCTCACAATCCTTTTTCTTATGGAGTTGGTACTCGGGATCATAATTCCATTAATCATGTTTATGACAAAACGCATCAGGACCGACAGCAGTTGGCAGTTGCGCGCGGCGAGTATGGTAGCTTTCTTCGGACTTGTGTTGAACAGGTTTAACGTTTCCATGTTCGGCCTTATCCAGAAAGACCAGCAGATATATTATCCGTCATTCCTCGAATCGGTTGTTACAATAGGGATTATAGCAGCCCATATACTGTTTTTCGCTTTGATCGCAAGGTACTTCCCTATCTTTGAACACCATCCTGAAGAGGTTGATTATACAATCCCGGATCATTTTCACAGGATCGATAAACAGACCATTTCTGAAAAGGCAGTGTAAACAATATAAAATTGGATTCACACAAGTTTATCTGTGTGAATCCAAACCGTGAAACTCCGGCAGGTTATGTTGTTGACTAACATGCTGAAAAAGTGATATTGCTATTACGGGACACCCGCAAGCTTGGTATAAGCTTTGACGTGGATATCTGCGCAAGGAGGAAAATATGTTTGGCCTTGGAATGCCGGAACTTATTGTAATAATGGTAATAGCCCTGATAATTTTCGGAGCGGGTAAACTGCCCGAGGTAGGAGGAGCTATCGGCAAGAGTATAAAGAGCTTTAAAAAATCAATCAAAGAGCCTGACGAAACAGATATTACCCCAAAAGATGAAAAGGATAACAAAACACCTCCTTCAAAGACATAACACCACCCTCTATGGAAATTCTGAACGGTTTTGAGCATTCATCGATAGAAAAAGCAGTTGAAATACTAAAAAAAGGTGCCTTGGTCGCCTTCCCCACAGAGACCGTATATGGTCTTGGTGCTGACGCCCTGAACCCTTATGCAGTGGCAAAAATATTTGAGACTAAAAAAAGACCGAGATTTGATCCGCTAATTGTCCACATCGGAGAAAGGGAATGGGTATCAGCCATTGCTGATTATGTGCCCCCCGAAGCTGAAAAACTGATTGACAGATACTGGCCCGGGCCCCTTACCATGATACTTAAAAAAAAAGATGCTATACCCGGCATCGTCACTGCCGGCCTCTCTACAGTGGCCATACGCATGCCTTCTCACCCGGTAGCACTCCAGCTTATAAGGAGCTTCGATGGCCCCATTGCTGCGCCAAGCGCCAACCCTTTCGGCTATATAAGCCCTACCAACGCACAGCATGTGGCAAAGATGCTTGGGGAGAGCGTGCCGCTGATACTTGATGGAGGGAGCAGCAATTACGGAATCGAATCAACAATAGTTTCCTTCCATGAAGGAAAAACATATTTGCACAGACACGGTGCAATCAGCTTGGAGGAGCTTTCCGCAACAGCCGGAGCTGTTTATGAAAAGAGTAATAATGGTTCTTGCGAAGCGCCAGGGCAACTGCCCTATCACTATGCGCCAATAAAACCGTTGAAAATTATCAAGACAATCGACGAGATACATAACATGCAGTCATCTTTTCTTGCTTTTAAAAAATCGTCCGAAACACCAATCTCGAAATATGTTAAGATTTTGTCAAGTACTGGAAATATGAGAGAAGCTGCCGCAAATTTTTTTTCTTGCCTTATCGAATTGGATCGTGATGATATTGATATTATTTACGCTGAAAACATACCGGAAACGGGTCTCGGGAAAGCTATGATGGAAAGGCTAAAGAAAGCATCAAAAAAATATAGGTATATAACCCATTGATAATTTTAATAATCCGTGATAACCTAATTTTATGAAAAAGCTCATATTGAAGTATACATTTATTGGGGAAATAGCTGAAAACATTAGGTTTTTAATTTGCTTAGTTTGTAGGCAACTTACCTCAACTGCCTTTAAAAACAATATGTTAGGATCGTTATCCTACAATTTATTCACAACATTTCCACAAAAATTGTGGAAAACCTGCAAAAACCCTGTTTGTTTAAAGACATGTGCAATTTTGCTTTGCATACTGGTTTTGTTTTCTTGTAGTTCATCCAAATCAGCCAAAAAAGGAAGCTCTGCTCTTGATAATGCCGTTATATCAATGAGCGAAGATGAGGTAAGGAAAAAGCTCGGCGAACCGGATATAGTGAGTAAAACGCCTGAAAACAATATCATATGGACATACAAACCACCATGGAAGATTATGCCGGATAACAAAGGTACAATTTATATTGAATTTGAGAACGGCAAGGTAACAAAAATTGTTAAAGCAAGGTGAACTATGATATGTGAAAAATGTGCGGGCGAGATTGAGACCGTACTGTGTATTAACTGCAATGAAGAAATTTTAAAACTCGGCTCATATTGTTATATCTGCGGAAGTAAATTTGAAAAAGACAAGAGAGAAGCAGAAGGATCGGACATTGATCTTGAAAACAGAATACTATGCAGTGACGGTACTTGTATAGGTGTTGTAGAAAACGGGTTTTGTAAACTATGTGGAAAACCATACAGCCCGGAAGCTTAAAGAACAGTTTAAAGCAAATAAAGGATTTAAATACATAATTAAAAACTTACAAGTCTATTGAATGAAAGCGATGTTGAACAACTCTTAAACTCAATTTTACAATAGATATCCGGTACAGTTTTTTAATAATCACAGGACAAAACAATGGGTTTTTTTGACAAGATAAAGGACGGTTTAACAAAAACAAGAGATCAGTTACTTACAAAGATTGAATGGGCCGTAAAAGGAAAGCCCATAGACGAAGACTCATTCGATGAATTTGAAGAGGCGCTGCTTCTTTCAGATGCAGGTGTTGAAACAACTGCTTTTCTTGTAAATGCACTGAAAGAACGATGGAAAAGGGGACAAATAAAGTCATCCGACGATATTAAGCAGTGTATGATAGAAGAAACTGAAGCCATTCTTAAGCCTGTCGAGGCACCGGTTGCTATCAATACCCACAGGCCTTTTATCATACTTGCCCTAGGTGTAAACGGCGTCGGCAAAACAACTACATTAGCGAAAATTGCAAAGTTATATGGTGAATCCGGAAATAAAGTCCTTTTCGGGGCCTGTGATACATTCAGGGCTGCAGCGGTGGAACAACTTGAGGTATGGGCAGACAGACTTGGTATTGAGATGGTTAAGCATAAAGAAGGCTCCGACCCGGCCGCAGTAGCCTACGATGCCACAAAAGCTGCTACAGCAAGGGGTATCGATATATTAATGCTTGACACGGCAGGCAGACTCCATACAAAGGTAAACCTTATGGAGGAGATGAAAAAAATTAAAAGGATAGTAAGTAAGGAAATTGAAGGAGCACCTCACGAAACATTGCTCGTTGTAGATGCAACAAACGGACAAAATGCCATAACCCAGGCAAAGGCATTCAATGAAGCAATTGGTGTAACCGGTATTGTAATAACAAAGCTTGACGGCACTGCAAAGGGAGGGTTTATCCTGCCTATTGCCCATACGTTAAAGATACCGATACGATTTATAGGCGTCGGTGAAAAATTTGATGACCTTATTCCTTTTAACGCAAGTGATTTTGCAAAGGCCCTTTTCGAATAGTCATACCAATTCGCCTTAAATCATATAACTTCGTTAATTCGTGCTATCTCAGGAAATGCTCCCATCCACGCATTGATTTCACATTTTCAACCTGTTTCAAGGTTTACTCCCATATTTGCCATTAGGATTGGCAACTGTTTAATCGCGAGGGAAGTAATGAGCGACAAAGACCAGGCTCCCTTGTATGTAATCACCGTATCTGCTGCCTGTTTTACCTGCCACTCAGCAACTTTCTCGTCTGCCTCAAGGGAGTCGTCAAGATATTGATTTATTTTATTTAAATCCATATCTTCAGGTTCATATTCACAGAACTTAAGATATTTTTTTGTCCAGTGGATATAATACTTAATCTTATTCTCCGGTACCTTGTTTGATTTAGACAGGAATGTCTGAAATTAGCTTAGCAAGCCAACTCCTTTTGATTAAAACTGAGCAATTACTGCATATCTTCTATTGTCAACCATAGCTATTATTTTTTGTATCTATCTGATTTTATATGTATTATCTTTCAATGTCTAATTATTTAATGTGTTGACATCTTTCTTAGCAAATACTAATATTTCGTAAATTACTGCATGCAATATATTAATTGTTGGGCAGCATCAAACTGATAAATTGAAAAAGGAGACGCCATGAGACAGAAAGGAATCGCACTCGTCTTGACCATAATAGTTTCAACATGCTTAGTGATCTTGTTGCAAACGTCCATGGGGGCACAGGAGCCAACCAAGCCTGATAAGACAGGTGTTGTATTGCGAGCCTATGGTCCTGGCGGCCCTGCTCCGGCTATGCGCGAGGCCGCGAAGGTATTTGGAGAAATGAAGGGAATTAAGGTTGAAATCACCGCTGGTCCCACACCGGCCTGGAAGGACCAGGCGATGAAAGATGCCGATTTAATCTTTAGCGGTTCCGAGTATATGATGACCGACTTCGCGCAGAAAGACCTCCCTGCGCTAATCGACACATCAACGATCCGTACTCTGTACCTGCGTCCTTCGGCAATTCTCGTCCGCCCCGGAAATCCGAAGGGTATTAAAGGCATTAAAGATCTTGCCAAGATAGGTGTTAGGATTCTCGTGGTTCAAGGTGCCGGACAAGTTGGCATGTGGGAGGATGTAGCTGGCCGAACAGGGAATGTTAACCTAGTAGATGGGGTGCGCCGTAACATCGGCTTCTTCGCACCAAACAGTGCTGAGGCCAAAAAACTCTGGGCCAATGATCATACCTATGATGTTTGGCTCATTTGGACCATTTGGCAAAAAGAGAGTCCGGCTTCTGCCGACCTAATCAACATTGAACCAGAGAACACAATTTATCGCTCGTGCGGCATTGCAATCACAAATAGTTCAGAGAGAAAAGTATTGGGAAAGGAGTTCGCCGATTTCCTTCAGTCTCCCGTCGGACAAGCAATATTCGTGAAATGGGGTTGGATAGCACCATAGAACGGGCCGATCAGCCGTCCACCCAGTTAGGTGATAGAGCTAAATGGCCAAGGCGTAAACAACGTATGGTTTGTTATCAATCCAGATAATTTTCCACCTAAGTAGTTGTACGACAGGAGTTCTTGTAACCAGCCGATAGTGCCACCTATCCAGCGGGTGGAGCGGACGGTGTACCCCCCCAATAAAGTGGGCACTCTCGAGTAACTATAAGGAGGAAGTGTACAATGGGAAAAGGGGGGATGAGATAGGAATATCCAACAAGTCTTGCTACTAATTTAAGTATGTAAGTTCAATTATGGAAAGGAGATTTTATATGAAATGCTTTATGAAAATATCCTTCCTTGTAGTACTATTCGGAATGTTTTCTGCACAAGCATTTGCACAAGTTGAAATACATAAGTATGAAGGGAAAGCCCTATCCCCATATGATAGACAGTATGATAATTCTATCAAAGGCCCGCAAACCGTTGATATAGGCAAGTATAAGCTACTCATTAACGGGAAAGTTCAACAGCCACAATCTTTTACCTATAATGAGATACTAGGACTTCATTCGGTTACACGAGCTATAACGCTGCATTGTGTTGAAGGATGGAACGAATACTTGCTTTTTAAAGGTGTACGTTTAGTAGATTTACTTAAGAAAGCGAATCCAAATAAAGAAGTACAAACAGTCATATTCTATGCAGCAGATGGCTATTCATCATCATTGGAATATAAGTTCATTATTAAAAACGACATTATGATAGCCTACGAAATCAATGGGAAAAGACTGGATTCTGAGCGAGGATTTCCTTTACAAGTAGTTGCTGAATCAAAGTATGGATATAAATGGGTTAAATGGGTTACACATATTGAGTTATCAGATAAGCCATATATAGGATATTGGGAAAAGCAGGGATATGATAATGAGGCAGATATTCTAAAATAATAAGAATTAGGCAGTATAAGCACGAAATGTAGTAAAAAGATGCCTGACAACCGCTTCGACCTGACAACGCTATTGTCACGGTTTGCGCGGTTCGCTTCACTCACGTAGCATAAACCGCGCCAATTTGACGCGTTTAAGGTCAAGCGAATGTTATCTGAATACCGCTTGACATGTATGCATCGTATTGGCATACTTATGCATATTATTAAGAGAGGTGGCACTATGAGAACAACGCTTAATATCGAAGACAGTCTGATTGATCAGGCATCAAGAATGACGGGCATAAAGGAAAAGACCACACTGGTAAAGCTCGGACTGGAGGCGCTCGTAGCAAGAGAAAGCGCAAAGAGGCTTGCTAAATTAGGAGGTACTGAGAAACAGTTGAAGCCAGTACCAAGGAGGCGCAGTATTTAAAATGGTTCTTGTCGATACATCGGTTTGGGTATCCCATTTCCGAGAAAGTAATAGCGGTTTGGTGAATCTCCTCAACAATACAGAGGTCATCTGTCACCCATTCATCGTGGGCGAGCTTGCATGTGGAAATCTCAAGGACAGAATGACCGTGATCTCACTTCTGGAAGCTCTACCAATGGCGGTTCTGGTCGAGCATGATGAGGTACTTGCTTTTATTGAAAGTCACGACCTTATGGGGAAGGGTTTAGGCTATGTGGATGTCCATCTTCTTGCGTCTGCTGTTTTAACGAGCGTTTCTCTCTGGACAATAGACAAGAAACTGGAAAAAGCCGCCAAAGGACTTCGCTGCAAGTATTAGTAAAAAATCAGACAACCATTTGCTCGGTTGCATGCGCTTACGGATGGCATCCTCGTGCCTGCCGCTCAGCGCCGCCTTTGATGGACACCATCGGCGCGATAAAAGATGACAATTTTTTAAAAGGAAATGATATTTATGAATATTATTATTAGGAATGAGACAGAAAATGATTATCGGGTTGTTGAAGAAATAACAAGAGAAGCTTTTTGGAATTTGTATTTTCCTGGATGTAATGAACATTATTTAGTTCACAGAATGAGAAACCATACTGATTTTTTAAAAGAATTAGATTTTGTTGCAGAATATAATGGAAAGGTCATTGGAAATATCATGTATACAAAGGCTTGGTTGATTGATGAAATAGGCACAGAAATAGATATTGTTAGCTTTGGCCCTCTTAGTGTATCACCGGAATATCAAAGAAAAGGTATTGGTAGCGGACTGATTAACCATACAAAGA
Above is a genomic segment from Pseudomonadota bacterium containing:
- a CDS encoding 4Fe-4S dicluster domain-containing protein yields the protein MSATRDFSQDRTFLIDMTRCTGCRACQVACKQWNQMKAEKTVFFNGEGYQNPPAMSEYTLTKVKFRDYEKNGHNQFAFYKEMCMHCNEPACVSVCPVSAFIKTPEGPVVYDTKRCIGCRFCMVACPFGVPKYQWSKALPLVVKCTGCYSRLKAGLKPACAKACPSAISYGSRTDMIQEAKRRLAAKPDRYFNKIYGLEEAGGTSVLYLTEQPFDELGFKNVTRRPLPSLTWAALRFVPAVFLTMGGSLAFISWLTHRKDRLRKEEEARKSASTQPKEDK
- the hybB gene encoding Ni/Fe-hydrogenase cytochrome b subunit — protein: MSAIANIKQEIKSYHPFIKTLMFLVTAGVLAAAARFVFGLGATTNLSDTYPWGLWISFDVVTSVPLAAGAFVLGAVVHCFHIKKLEPLVRPAVVTGFLGYSLVCIGLILDLGQPHRGWHVFAYPNLHSPMFEVALCVMSYTTVACLEFLPSVCEKFGFHVPLRLLRSIEVPLIVLGAAIATLHQSTIGTFFLIAADKLHNLWYNPLLPLLFWTSAVFTGFCIIIIEAVMVHRYLKQPDETELLATLTKIIPWFLGIYLIIKLCSLFFLSARPLFDRPGLTILFLMELVLGIIIPLIMFMTKRIRTDSSWQLRAASMVAFFGLVLNRFNVSMFGLIQKDQQIYYPSFLESVVTIGIIAAHILFFALIARYFPIFEHHPEEVDYTIPDHFHRIDKQTISEKAV
- a CDS encoding twin-arginine translocase TatA/TatE family subunit, whose protein sequence is MFGLGMPELIVIMVIALIIFGAGKLPEVGGAIGKSIKSFKKSIKEPDETDITPKDEKDNKTPPSKT
- a CDS encoding L-threonylcarbamoyladenylate synthase codes for the protein MEILNGFEHSSIEKAVEILKKGALVAFPTETVYGLGADALNPYAVAKIFETKKRPRFDPLIVHIGEREWVSAIADYVPPEAEKLIDRYWPGPLTMILKKKDAIPGIVTAGLSTVAIRMPSHPVALQLIRSFDGPIAAPSANPFGYISPTNAQHVAKMLGESVPLILDGGSSNYGIESTIVSFHEGKTYLHRHGAISLEELSATAGAVYEKSNNGSCEAPGQLPYHYAPIKPLKIIKTIDEIHNMQSSFLAFKKSSETPISKYVKILSSTGNMREAAANFFSCLIELDRDDIDIIYAENIPETGLGKAMMERLKKASKKYRYITH
- the ftsY gene encoding signal recognition particle-docking protein FtsY produces the protein MGFFDKIKDGLTKTRDQLLTKIEWAVKGKPIDEDSFDEFEEALLLSDAGVETTAFLVNALKERWKRGQIKSSDDIKQCMIEETEAILKPVEAPVAINTHRPFIILALGVNGVGKTTTLAKIAKLYGESGNKVLFGACDTFRAAAVEQLEVWADRLGIEMVKHKEGSDPAAVAYDATKAATARGIDILMLDTAGRLHTKVNLMEEMKKIKRIVSKEIEGAPHETLLVVDATNGQNAITQAKAFNEAIGVTGIVITKLDGTAKGGFILPIAHTLKIPIRFIGVGEKFDDLIPFNASDFAKALFE
- a CDS encoding extracellular solute-binding protein, coding for MRQKGIALVLTIIVSTCLVILLQTSMGAQEPTKPDKTGVVLRAYGPGGPAPAMREAAKVFGEMKGIKVEITAGPTPAWKDQAMKDADLIFSGSEYMMTDFAQKDLPALIDTSTIRTLYLRPSAILVRPGNPKGIKGIKDLAKIGVRILVVQGAGQVGMWEDVAGRTGNVNLVDGVRRNIGFFAPNSAEAKKLWANDHTYDVWLIWTIWQKESPASADLINIEPENTIYRSCGIAITNSSERKVLGKEFADFLQSPVGQAIFVKWGWIAP
- a CDS encoding molybdopterin-dependent oxidoreductase encodes the protein MKCFMKISFLVVLFGMFSAQAFAQVEIHKYEGKALSPYDRQYDNSIKGPQTVDIGKYKLLINGKVQQPQSFTYNEILGLHSVTRAITLHCVEGWNEYLLFKGVRLVDLLKKANPNKEVQTVIFYAADGYSSSLEYKFIIKNDIMIAYEINGKRLDSERGFPLQVVAESKYGYKWVKWVTHIELSDKPYIGYWEKQGYDNEADILK
- a CDS encoding type II toxin-antitoxin system VapB family antitoxin, with translation MRTTLNIEDSLIDQASRMTGIKEKTTLVKLGLEALVARESAKRLAKLGGTEKQLKPVPRRRSI
- a CDS encoding PIN domain-containing protein, with translation MVLVDTSVWVSHFRESNSGLVNLLNNTEVICHPFIVGELACGNLKDRMTVISLLEALPMAVLVEHDEVLAFIESHDLMGKGLGYVDVHLLASAVLTSVSLWTIDKKLEKAAKGLRCKY
- a CDS encoding N-acetyltransferase — its product is MNIIIRNETENDYRVVEEITREAFWNLYFPGCNEHYLVHRMRNHTDFLKELDFVAEYNGKVIGNIMYTKAWLIDEIGTEIDIVSFGPLSVSPEYQRKGIGSGLINHTKNIAIKNGVKAIVILGDPHNYCKHGFKSSKDLNISDINGNYPYGMLSLELEEGVLAGHKWKYKYSNVYEVNENVAEEYDNSFEKKEKGYRYSQEIFSIAFRSYVK